A single window of Enoplosus armatus isolate fEnoArm2 chromosome 22, fEnoArm2.hap1, whole genome shotgun sequence DNA harbors:
- the gdi2 gene encoding rab GDP dissociation inhibitor beta isoform X1, which translates to MNEEYDVIVLGTGLTECILSGIMSVKGKKVLHMDRNSYYGAESASITPLEDLYKRFNLPGKPPESMGKGRDWNVDLIPKFLMANGQLVRMLLITQVTRYLDFKVIEGSFVYKAGKIHKVPSTENEALASSLMGLFEKRRFKNFLSFIANFDENDPKTFQGIDPKTATMKTIFDHYKLGRDVMDFTGHSLALYRTDDYLDQSCIETINRIKLYSESLARYGKSPYLYPLYGLGELPQGFARLSAIYGGTYMLNKPIDEIVVENGKVVGVKSEGEIARCKQLICDPSYIMDRASKVGQVIRVICVLSHPVGNTNNINSCQIIIPQNQVNRKHDIYVCMISSAHNVAAQGKYIAIVSTTVETNDPEKEIKPALDLLEPIEQKFVSISDQYAPTDMGTESQIFISRTYDATTHFETTCDDIKDIYRRMTGSDFDFAEMERKKQDIFGDAAE; encoded by the exons atgaatgaagaataCGACGTTATCGTCCTGGGCACCGGGCTTACG GAATGCATTTTATCAGGCATCATGTCCGTGAAGGGGAAGAAGGTTCTGCACATGGACCGCAACTCCTACTACGGAGCGGAGAGTGCCTCCATCACGCCTCTCGAAGAT CTCTACAAGCGCTTCAACCTCCCTGGCAAACCCCCTGAGTCGATGGGAAAAGGCCGGGATTGGAACGTGGACCTCATCCCTAAATTCCTCATGGCCAACG GTCAGCTGGTCCGCATGCTGCTGATCACACAGGTGACTCGCTACCTGGATTTCAAAGTGATTGAGGGCAGCTTTGTGTACAAGGCCGGCAAAATCCATAAAGTCCCCTCTACTGAGAATGAGGCCCTGGCATCTA GTCTGATGGGTTTGTTTGAGAAACGGCGCTTCAAAAACTTCCTGAGCTTCATCGCCAACTTTGACGAGAACGACCCCAAAACCTTTCAGGGCATCGACCCCAAAACGGCGACCATGAAGACCATTTTCGATCATTATAAACTGGGCCGAGACGTCATGGACTTCACCGGCCACTCCCTCGCCCTCTACCGCACAGACGA TTACCTGGATCAATCTTGCATTGAAACCATAAACAGGATAAAGCTTTACAGCGAGTCTCTGGCCAGATACGGCAAGAGCCCATACCTCTACCCACTGTACGGCCTGGGAGAACTGCCACAAGGGTTTGCCAG GCTGAGTGCCATCTATGGAGGGACGTACATGTTGAACAAGCCCATAGACGAGATCGTGGTGGAGAATGGGAAGGTGGTGGGAGTCAAGTCTGAGGGAGAG ATCGCCAGGTGCAAGCAGCTGATCTGCGACCCCAGCTACATTATGGACCGCGCCTCCAAAGTGGGCCAGGTGATCAGAGTCATCTGCGTCTTGAGTCACCCCGTCGGCAACACCAACAACATCAACTCTTGCCAGATCATCATCCCCCAGAATCAGGTCAACAGGAAGCATG ACATCTACGTTTGTATGATCTCCTCTGCTCACAACGTGGCAGCACAGGGTAAATATATCGCCATCGTCAGCACCACAGTGGAGACAAACGACCCTGAGAAAGAGATCAAGCCGGCCCTGGACCTACTGGAGCCCATCGAGCAGAAGTTTGTCAGCATTAGTGACCAGTATGCACCCACTGACATGGGCACCGAGAGCCAG ATTTTCATCTCCCGTACATATGACGCCACGACTCACTTCGAGACCACCTGTGACGACATCAAAGACATCTACCGGAGGATGACGGGCTCGGACTTTGACTTTGCCGAGATGGAGCGCAAGAAGCAGGACATCTTCGGTGACGCCGCAGAGTAG
- the gdi2 gene encoding rab GDP dissociation inhibitor beta isoform X2 — MNEEYDVIVLGTGLTECILSGIMSVKGKKVLHMDRNSYYGAESASITPLEDLYKRFNLPGKPPESMGKGRDWNVDLIPKFLMANGLMGLFEKRRFKNFLSFIANFDENDPKTFQGIDPKTATMKTIFDHYKLGRDVMDFTGHSLALYRTDDYLDQSCIETINRIKLYSESLARYGKSPYLYPLYGLGELPQGFARLSAIYGGTYMLNKPIDEIVVENGKVVGVKSEGEIARCKQLICDPSYIMDRASKVGQVIRVICVLSHPVGNTNNINSCQIIIPQNQVNRKHDIYVCMISSAHNVAAQGKYIAIVSTTVETNDPEKEIKPALDLLEPIEQKFVSISDQYAPTDMGTESQIFISRTYDATTHFETTCDDIKDIYRRMTGSDFDFAEMERKKQDIFGDAAE, encoded by the exons atgaatgaagaataCGACGTTATCGTCCTGGGCACCGGGCTTACG GAATGCATTTTATCAGGCATCATGTCCGTGAAGGGGAAGAAGGTTCTGCACATGGACCGCAACTCCTACTACGGAGCGGAGAGTGCCTCCATCACGCCTCTCGAAGAT CTCTACAAGCGCTTCAACCTCCCTGGCAAACCCCCTGAGTCGATGGGAAAAGGCCGGGATTGGAACGTGGACCTCATCCCTAAATTCCTCATGGCCAACG GTCTGATGGGTTTGTTTGAGAAACGGCGCTTCAAAAACTTCCTGAGCTTCATCGCCAACTTTGACGAGAACGACCCCAAAACCTTTCAGGGCATCGACCCCAAAACGGCGACCATGAAGACCATTTTCGATCATTATAAACTGGGCCGAGACGTCATGGACTTCACCGGCCACTCCCTCGCCCTCTACCGCACAGACGA TTACCTGGATCAATCTTGCATTGAAACCATAAACAGGATAAAGCTTTACAGCGAGTCTCTGGCCAGATACGGCAAGAGCCCATACCTCTACCCACTGTACGGCCTGGGAGAACTGCCACAAGGGTTTGCCAG GCTGAGTGCCATCTATGGAGGGACGTACATGTTGAACAAGCCCATAGACGAGATCGTGGTGGAGAATGGGAAGGTGGTGGGAGTCAAGTCTGAGGGAGAG ATCGCCAGGTGCAAGCAGCTGATCTGCGACCCCAGCTACATTATGGACCGCGCCTCCAAAGTGGGCCAGGTGATCAGAGTCATCTGCGTCTTGAGTCACCCCGTCGGCAACACCAACAACATCAACTCTTGCCAGATCATCATCCCCCAGAATCAGGTCAACAGGAAGCATG ACATCTACGTTTGTATGATCTCCTCTGCTCACAACGTGGCAGCACAGGGTAAATATATCGCCATCGTCAGCACCACAGTGGAGACAAACGACCCTGAGAAAGAGATCAAGCCGGCCCTGGACCTACTGGAGCCCATCGAGCAGAAGTTTGTCAGCATTAGTGACCAGTATGCACCCACTGACATGGGCACCGAGAGCCAG ATTTTCATCTCCCGTACATATGACGCCACGACTCACTTCGAGACCACCTGTGACGACATCAAAGACATCTACCGGAGGATGACGGGCTCGGACTTTGACTTTGCCGAGATGGAGCGCAAGAAGCAGGACATCTTCGGTGACGCCGCAGAGTAG